The nucleotide sequence CCGATATGATGTCGGCTAACTTCTCTCTCCGCATAGATGTCTGCAGCTGGATTAAACCGTGTAAAAGTCGCCCAAAGGAAATCCGTCTGGCTATTGGCGATATTGGCATCATCTGCGATGACAACCATCGGCCAAGGGCAACCTTCTGCGGATAGCTGCTCAGAAAGTCTCGACCCGAGCTCTGGATCATCCGCATAGCTTTTCCCTTCAACGACGAGACAACCACGACAGTATGCCTTCACTGAATGGATGCCAGGGATTGGCCCGCCTTCATATTGACCTGGCAGCTGACGTATCGGATCACCTACACCCATTAACACCGCTTTACTGCCATGATTCAATCGAGAACCCGTGTAATCTAGCGTATCATGTGAAGTTTGATCAAAAATAAATAAATCCTTGAACGGATCGAATCTTTCTAGAATCGTTTCCAGCAATGCTGGGAAATTCGCGAGATCTAACGGACGATCCGTCAGCATAAGGAATTTCGTTAACGAAAGCTGGCCCTCGCCTAAAATCCGGAACGCTGTTCCTAGTGCCTCTCGTGAATAGCTTTCTCGTACGACAGCTGCTGCAAGCGCATGTACACCTGTTTCTGCGTAAGCCCATAGACTACGTACTCCAGGCATAGCCATCGGAAATGCTGGAGACAGGAGCCGCTGTAAGTACTCACCTAGGAAGTAGTCTTCCTGCTTAGGCTTGCCAACAATTGTCGCCGGGTAAATCGCATCTTTGCGATGCCATACATGATCAACATGAAACACAGGGAAATCATGCTGCAACGAGTAATAGCCAAAATGGTCACCGAACGGCCCTTCAGGTCTGCGCTCATGTGGCAGCACTCGTCCCACAATTGCGAATTCAGCTTCTGCTGGAATACGATGTCCTCCAAGCGGATTGTCTGCAACCGGAAGCTTGCCCCCCATCAAAAGCGAAGCAAGCATCATCTCAGGCATGTTTTCTGGCATCGGTGCGATTGCGGATACGATTAAAGAAGGAGGACCACCTAGAAATACAGTAACGGGTAGCGCTTCGTTACGTTGTTCAGCAGCGTGGTAGTGAAATCCACCGCCTTTATGTATTTGCCAATGCATCCCTGTCGTATGATCATCGAACACTTGCATCCGATACATCCCAAGGTTATTGCGTTTTCGATGTTCTGGGTGTTCTGTATATACGAGCGGCAACGTAACGAATGGGCCTCCGTCTTCCTGCCAGCTCGTAATTGCAGGAATGCCTGCTAGTGGCTTGTCCGTACGTGATACTTGAAGTACAGGTGCCCGATCAGCAGTCACTTTTTTAAAGCCTACTTTCATCAGAT is from Candidatus Cohnella colombiensis and encodes:
- a CDS encoding UbiD family decarboxylase, giving the protein MTYSSLRPFLEALRSNGELIVIDAPVDPVLELAEIHRRVIDLEGPALLFTNVKGSTFPVVTNLFGTARRVDLAFGPRPEQLVSQLIGSVDTLLPPSLSALWGQKGMFMDLMKVGFKKVTADRAPVLQVSRTDKPLAGIPAITSWQEDGGPFVTLPLVYTEHPEHRKRNNLGMYRMQVFDDHTTGMHWQIHKGGGFHYHAAEQRNEALPVTVFLGGPPSLIVSAIAPMPENMPEMMLASLLMGGKLPVADNPLGGHRIPAEAEFAIVGRVLPHERRPEGPFGDHFGYYSLQHDFPVFHVDHVWHRKDAIYPATIVGKPKQEDYFLGEYLQRLLSPAFPMAMPGVRSLWAYAETGVHALAAAVVRESYSREALGTAFRILGEGQLSLTKFLMLTDRPLDLANFPALLETILERFDPFKDLFIFDQTSHDTLDYTGSRLNHGSKAVLMGVGDPIRQLPGQYEGGPIPGIHSVKAYCRGCLVVEGKSYADDPELGSRLSEQLSAEGCPWPMVVIADDANIANSQTDFLWATFTRFNPAADIYAEREVSRHHIGYKLPIVIDARMKPGYPDELFPREDIVELVDRRWKEYMQTSGWRG